A window of Sphaeramia orbicularis chromosome 8, fSphaOr1.1, whole genome shotgun sequence genomic DNA:
tgaaaaaaaacagtgaattaaTGAGTCCTTGTCGGTCATTAGAAGGCAttactgtttttaatttgtcAATATGTAAACCGCATATTGGTTATATTGGTAAATTATCAAAATGGGAGATAGAATTATTCTATTCTAATAGTGAAtaaactgtaaaaagaaaaaaaaaggcctggAGAGATGCACAGAGCTGGATCAGAGTTTGGATGAACGGCGCTGGAAAATCGGAGCAAAATCCGATTCTGATTAAAATATGCGTTAAACACGTCATGATTCATTCCAGTGGTTTTTCATAAATTCACTAAAAGTCTAAGTGTTGGAGATACTTAATCAAACAGTGATGATGCTGATGGCCTGAAGGCTTTGACATCTTTTTAAGGATAAAGATTCACCCCCATGGAAAGCAGCTCTCAAATCTGCAGCCAAATGTAATTAAGTATTATGATTatagtgattttatttttatttatttatttatttgtctttttttttgccatcttGCATCTTGCAACAAATTTAGGAAATTGGATCACAAGTCTGCATTCTGGTTTTCAACTGCTTGCACTAATTTGGTTCATAGTTGTAtcattatcatttaaaaaaaaaaaagaaaagttgtttGGTCAATATATTCCAGAAAGGCCGAGGGCAGgtttcagtaataataataataataataataataataataataataataataataataataataatgtatctCATGGCGCAGGAATATAAATCATATATATTAATTACATTTACACAAAGTAATCAGAACAATatttttaaatgagaagaagcatcaacaacaatataataataataataataataataataataataataatttcccttttttttaataattcagaaAAACTGCAGGAGCAAACAGCTCCTCCTGGCTATGTTTCTGAACgaagggaaaaaaacagatttaattaAACCTGTGAAAGAAAATGAAACGACTGaggttctctgtgtttttttttttttttttctcttttccccCTCTATTTATTTATGGTAAATGGTAAATATGTATTTGTTCAGCAGGCTTATcgtaacattttattttattttattttatttttattttattttttttagagaaaGTGGGACGTTTTACGCAAAAAAAGGCTCCCTGTTCTGTTATACCCACGTTgtctcattttttccttattattttctttcctttcgtATTCATAGAAACTATCGCAGTTGTTGAATTAAGTGTATTTGGAAGGAGGAGGTGATATGAAAGAGTTTTTCTGATTAATGGGTCGTGTATTCTTAAGGTCCTTAAACGCCGTTTTTATCATTGTATTAATCGTGCGTCTGAAGTCCATCCACCTCCGTTCAACAATGACATCCagtctcattttttttctgttgtgaaaaTATGAAAGCAATAAAAAATGAACTGTCATGGCAATcaaattaaattctttcagtttttatGGCTTTCGGTTACAAATGCAACATTTGAGGAATTGAATTAAGCCCATGCAGAGATGAACTGATGAACACCGCATACACATAAAATCTGACTTTAACTCAAATACGCAGCAGGACATTTACGCACGGTGCGCATTTTTATATTTAGCAATGACAACACAAAacgaaaataattaaaatataatgTTAATTTAGTATAAACGTTCCAATAATCAATCATGAAGTTGCAGATGAATACAGATGAGTTAAGGCCAATGCCAGGCCAACCATGTCAACATTTTACACACATCACGCATGaagatgcatgaaaatatttatgttcaAATGTTATATTCTTCCTTCAAATACCTCTCTTTCTGAAGAAAATGATAATTGCTTTTGGTTAATTTTATGCAGTGGCTTAtaaattcatatttttgtgacTGGAGGGATGAAACCCATTGTGAACGCattcatttttctcatttccagtctaAGAATCTGGGTAAATGATGGTCATAAATTAAAGTGTGATATGTGCGGGGCTCCGTGCGGCGCCTCGGGGACCCTCCGGGGCCCTTGACCCGCTCCGGGAGCCTGTGACTCTGCTTGTTCCACTGTGCCAGACATTCCTGTACAGCAGCCAGAGCAGCGGGACTCCTCCCCTTCACTCACAAACCCGGAGCACGTAGCAACAACTGAGCCAATGTGCTCCGCCGCGATCCGTCCTACTGACTGCGGTGCCTGGCAACAGAAAAAGACGTGATGACGTCCTCTCCAGATTGCGTATTATGGGATGTGCGGAATTAAACAACCCTGAAGAGGACACGGGGAAGCctaaaaaataatagacagactcAAACGGGGCGCATGGTGGATCATGGAGCTCTCGGCTGTCGGTGAGAGCGTCTTCGCAGCCGAGTCCATCATTAAACGGCGGATCAGACGGGTACTGGCTGCTTTTAACCCACCAGGCTGTGTCTCCACTCCTATTACGCAATTGGTTTGTTTGTGCACCGCCGATAGGCAAACCTCTGATAACCTGAATGTGTTACGGATCTGTTTTGCAGGGTCGCTGGGAATATCTCGTGAAATGGAAGGGCTGGTCTCAGAAGTGAGTATAATAGCCGAGGCTGTGAAGGACAGCGCTCCATCCTGGCCGCTTTTACAACTGCACCACCTCTGAGTCTGTCGTTCTTACGCTTGTGGATGTTTTTATCCATATCGCGCACTGTTGACCACTTTAACGCGCGTCTGGTCGCTTGTGCGCACCAGACGCGGGCTGGAAATGTCTGAAAACGGGCCCGCTGGGATGTGTTGAAGTCCTCACTAGCCTTAGCAATGGCTGGGGTTCACCATGCGTCACTGTCCGCTACGTAGTCTGGAAATGCAGCGCGCCTAGCAAGACTGCTTTGATAAAAGTATTATAACACGTGTTTGGGCGTGTTGGCATTTGATCCGATCCCCTTGTGATCCCAAACACTTTTGTCTCTTCCTTATTTTGACTTAGGTACAGCACTTGGGAGCCGGAGGAAAACATTCTGGATGCACGGCTCTTCTCTGCCTTCGAGGAGAGGTGAGGTTTTGACAGCGCAGCAGTAGGCCTCTGCACAAACCAAATGGCACCGCGCAATCTGCGTTACGAAAATATCCGCCTAAATATCCGCCTAAATCAGCCTACACTTGGGTCTGACAGTCTCATTTTTCTTAACAGAAGCTGTATGTATCGGTTTTGGGGAGATGAATCAGTTTTCAGTTTAATTTCAAGATGCGATGTCATTTCCTATGAAAAGTTCATATCTGCtttattctctgtgttttgtcattttcatgcaGCTCTATTCAAATAAAAACTGCCCCGAGATATGAACAAATGTCACCTTATTCACAGTTTGGTCTTAAAGCGATCAGATGTTTTTCACaattaaatcaggctgaatgatCAAACAGTTAATTCTAGATATACTGTAGTAATTCCTTTAATTGTTTTCATCCATTAGGGAGCGAGAAAGGGAGCTGTTTGGCCCAAAAAAGAGGGGACCTAAGCCAGAAACATTTCTCCTGAAGGTAGGTCAGGTACCTCATTTCACCTTCTTCTGACACGTGTGTGGAGCAGATGACGAGTCATTTCCACAGTTTGACAGCCGCTTTCTTGTTGATTCTGAAACTCAGTATTGTGTCGAACAGAAACTGCTTAGAGTGACGACGCAACATATAAATTTTCTCCCTTTACTGACTTGCATTCCTTCACAAAAACAGAACGGATTTAAGAGCTGTCACTTTAGATGATTCATTTCAACCTTTAGATCTCCTCAACAGACTTTAACATTTAAGCTCTAGGAAGCTGCTCCACATAAACATTATCTGCTCTATCCTCAGGCCAAAGCCAAAGCCAAAGATAAGACCTATGAATTTAGAAGAGAGCCTCCCAGGGGGATCCAGGTTTCCTATCCTATCCCGGAGCCTATGATAACACCGAGGGCCCGGGAGGGTTTACGCACGGTGGTTCCCACAATTTTCCCACCGAGCGCGATCAACCGAGGAGAAAGTGTCCACATGCGACCACCGGAGCCTGAGAGGAGGCCGAGGCCGTCTCCACCAGCTTCACTCATGGACCAAGAATCCATCCGTTTACCCAAAAAGAGAGGGCGCAAACCGAAGCTGCATTTACATTGTGTTGAAGATCATGGGAGCGGTTCAACGGAGCCTGACAGCAAACGCAGCAGGTTACTGGAAGAGCCACACGACCTGTCCACGATGCCCCGACGCATGCACCATCACGGAGAGACGTCAGATCACAGCCTTATCCAGCTGACCAAGAGATTCCAGGAGGAAACCACCATAACACCCAAATCCAGCAGCGGGCAAAGACATATGGGGGCCTCGGGCCTGTCTTACACATGTTCACTCAGCTCAGATGTGCGTAAAGGTGAGCGTGGGAAACACAGGACTATGTGCACGAGCAGGATGTCGATTCCACAGCCCGGTAAGATGAAGCATCCCTGTGAACACCGTGGCCATCAGGTCCAACAGTGCTGTCTCCAACGGGAACAACCAGACATCATCCCCAGATTCTCCGACTCTGTCATCGATTCATCCACGCTGCCGTCCTCTTCCTGGAAACCCACTTTCACCAATCTGGACACTGTGACCGTGACCGATGTGACCATGAACTTCTTGACAGTTACCATCAGAGAGAGTAACACGGACAAAGGCTTTTTCAGAGATAAAAGATGAGTATGCGCTTTGGTGCAGCAGGAGAGCCTCATGTATGCCTAAATAATTCTTTAACATGCTACTAACAAGCCTACTGTAATActatattttttcagtgtaactttCATCTTTGTACATACAAATATTTAATacgctgctaaaaaaaaaaaaaaattaaacctaaactgtaaaatgaaagtttttgttgcattttttttttgcatcctttGTCTGCTGTCATCTTAACTCATACTTGAACTTCCAGATATTCTTGCAGCTTTATATTTTTTAGGAGAAACAACCTTATCTGACCATATATGGCCTTTGGGGAATAATTCCACTTTGTAGGTTTTCTTAAAATGCCTTCATGTCTTGTATGTTTTTAAAAGAGGATTCCAAGAAGAGTAACACAGCTACTGGGGATCCttccaaataaataaaacctgacaGAGATACTAAATAAGACAAAACACAATTATTAGTTGAATATGTATATTTAGTTTGGATTACTGTGGTTACAGGAATACTCATTTTGTACATGATTTTTTCTTTGATTCAGTCATTGCTTGTAAGGATTTTGTCTCCTTCAAAAAATGCAAAAGTCAACTGATGATCTGGGTTAAAATGTATGAATattataattttaaaatgtatgtttGTAGCAGGATAAACCGAAGTAAATAATTTCTGTTGGTGATTCTTAAATCATGAACTGATACTGATGCTAATAACTCAACCAATGCCTAATATATTGACAGATGATTTATTTAAagatgatttaaaaaattaaattataccACATCATACAGGGCAAAATTAAGGTTTAATAATAGTTTAATCCTGTCCAGTCCCGATTAAAAATGAACTGTCAAAGCAAGTGTTTGCTCCAAAGATTTTAAGACTACCTATGCAAACAAAAGACGAACAAATGGTAAAATAATTATTTGACTTGATGAAAAAATGCGCATGCGTTCTGCAATAGCATATTAATCTTCTGGGTTGCACATCATCTCATCTTTACTTGTCAAATAGGAAACTGTTTCTGTGACCCCCCCAAAGGTTTATTTAACAAATCCAAGGCCAAAGtgatcaaatt
This region includes:
- the cbx8a gene encoding chromobox protein homolog 8a, with amino-acid sequence MELSAVGESVFAAESIIKRRIRRGRWEYLVKWKGWSQKYSTWEPEENILDARLFSAFEERERERELFGPKKRGPKPETFLLKAKAKAKDKTYEFRREPPRGIQVSYPIPEPMITPRAREGLRTVVPTIFPPSAINRGESVHMRPPEPERRPRPSPPASLMDQESIRLPKKRGRKPKLHLHCVEDHGSGSTEPDSKRSRLLEEPHDLSTMPRRMHHHGETSDHSLIQLTKRFQEETTITPKSSSGQRHMGASGLSYTCSLSSDVRKGERGKHRTMCTSRMSIPQPGKMKHPCEHRGHQVQQCCLQREQPDIIPRFSDSVIDSSTLPSSSWKPTFTNLDTVTVTDVTMNFLTVTIRESNTDKGFFRDKR